In Paralichthys olivaceus isolate ysfri-2021 chromosome 1, ASM2471397v2, whole genome shotgun sequence, the following are encoded in one genomic region:
- the itga11a gene encoding integrin alpha-11a isoform X1: MHTCTDKHMEYYCFILLWICSQQLGFHDCFNIDTKKHRIIKGPKHAQFGYTVQQHVGAGGEKWLLVGAPYEMNGPYQTGDVYKCSLSKRTNGNGCSKLNLGRISLTNVSERKDKMRLGMTLTSNPKDNSFVACGPLWSYECGSSYYSTGICSRVNASFKFSRTIAPAFQRCETYMDIVIVLDGSNSIYPWYEVQAFLINILQKFYIGPGQIQVGVVQYGEKVVHEFKLSDYKSVEEVVKRARSINQRGGEETNTALGINTARSQAFKQGGRRGAKKVMIVITDGESHDSPDLQQAIEDSEKDGITRYAIAVLGYYNRRGINPEAFLNEIKYIASDPDDKHFFNVTDESALKDIVDALGERIFSLEGTSKNGTAFGLQMSQAGFSAHNVEDGILVGAVGAYDWNGAVLKETRQGKVVPPKSSYTQEFPEELKNHGAYLGYTVTSVVSAKNGRLLVAGAPRFNHTGKVIIFTLKNSGNLTIQHSLKGQQIGSYYGSEIAPLDIDGDGITDNLLVAAPMFFSGGMEKGKVYIYRVTELNRFILEGALEIHKDGQNARFGSSLAPVPDLNGDGFNDLVVGAPLEDDHKGAIYVFFCQQNRILRKYKQRIAAVDLAPGLQYFGRSIHGTMDMNNDGLVDLAVGSLGAAVLLWSQSVVRIYATVRFEPSKVNIFVKDCQRGGKDVTCMSAIVCFNITARTAILPTQEIGIKYNVSIAERRFNPRAVLDNPNKLQPQNLTLLPGEETCEHIYFHVMETTDYARPIIFAVQVGLQDPEQGPVLDESWPTVVRTELPFWNGCDEDDRCIPDLALQSMTDLMTRSQFCAQPVQSRGAFCRQFSEREMEGSQRVLEGNRRRMVVDLRLENKGENAYSARLNISYSHNLRFSSLIVKDNSDIKIECYIEDKLRNEKICNVSAPFMRAKSQVSFRLEFEFSRTVFLEHVRVILEASSDGEEMSTADNFNDIYYSLKYEGDLLFTRDSNPTRYDIKSELSLEEPGVIGPPVNFTFQIQNLGYFPVKDLQLNIEIPEMTKNGNQLLQISEFQIDQRDGTHCLPPQHVAQSRASPEDLTRFSRLNRSNTLILPIQCSVNVASQREIAVRITGALRIDTLHALKFKILELVTSASVELPSSSPMFLHEERPVRHIILEIRKEGDYRIPTWIIVGSTLGGLLLLALLSLALWKLGFFRRQKRRDDDEQEVNGKVAEER; encoded by the exons gttATTAGTGGGCGCCCCGTATGAAATGAATGGCCCTTACCAGACAGGGGATGTTTACAAATGTTCACTGAGCAAAAGAACCAATGGCAACGGTTGCTCCAAGCTCAACTTAG GAAGGATATCTCTGACCAACGTATCAGAGCGCAAAGACAAGATGAGGCTGGGAATGACGCTCACATCCAACCCCAAAGACAACAGCTTTGTG GCCTGTGGGCCACTTTGGTCCTACGAGTGTGGCAGCTCTTACTACAGCACAGGAATATGCTCCAGGGTCAATGCAAGCTTCAAGTTCTCTAGAACGATCGCGCCTGCCTTTCAGA GATGTGAGACCTATATGGACATAGTTATTGTTCTGGATGGCTCAAACTCCATCTACCCCTGGTATGAAGTGCAGGCTTTTCTCATCAACATCCTTCAGAAGTTTTATATTGGACCAGGTCAAATACAG GTTGGAGTCGTTCAGTATGGTGAGAAAGTCGTTCATGAATTCAAACTCAGCGACTACAAATCAGTTGAGGAAGTGGTGAAAAGAGCACGCAGCATTAACCAGCGGGGCGGTGAGGAGACCAACACAGCACTTGGCATCAACACAGCACG CTCACAAGCTTTCAAACAAGGAGGTCGACGCGGTGCCAAGAAGGTGATGATCGTGATAACTGACGGAGAGTCGCATGACAGTCCAGATCtccagcaagccatcgaggacAGTGAGAAGGATGGAATCACACGTTATGCCATCGCT GTCCTCGGCTATTACAACCGTAGAGGAATAAACCCTGAGGCCTTCCTCAATGAAATCAAGTACATCGCCAGCGACCCAGAtgacaaacatttctttaatgTGACAGATGAGTCAGCATTGAAGGACATTGTGGATGCTCTTGGAGAGCGCATCTTCAGCTTGGAAG GAACCAGTAAGAATGGGACAGCGTTTGGCCTCCAGATGTCTCAGGCTGGATTTTCCGCACACAACGTTGAG GATGGGATTCTGGTGGGTGCTGTTGGGGCTTATGATTGGAACGGAGCAGTGCTGAAAGAAACACGTCAGGGGAAGGTGGTCCCTCCCAAGTCATCCTACACACAGGAGTTCCCTGAAGAGCTCAAAAATCATGGTGCCTATTTGG GTTACACTGTGACGTCTGTGGTGTCAGCCAAAAATGGACGTCTACTCGTAGCTGGAGCTCCACGATTTAACCACACGGGGAAAGTCATCATCTTCACTCTCAAGAACTCAGGCAACCTGACCATCCAGCACTCCCTCAAAGGCCAGCAG ATTGGTTCCTATTACGGCAGTGAGATTGCACCATTGGACATTGATGGGGATGGCATAACTGACAACCTTTTAGTGGCAGCCCCGATGTTCTTCAGTGGCGGCATGGAGAAGGGAAAAGTCTACATCTACAGAGTGACAGAGCTG AATCGGTTTATTCTTGAAGGGGCGTTGGAAATCCATAAAGACGGCCAGAACGCTCGCTTTGGTTCATCTCTCGCTCCCGTCCCTGATCTAAACGGTGATGGCTTCAACGACTTGGTGGTGGGAGCGCCACTGGAGGACGACCACAAAGGAGccatttatgttttcttttgccaGCAAAACAGAATTCTACGCAAATACAAACAG AGGATCGCCGCAGTAGATTTGGCTCCCGGCCTGCAGTACTTTGGGCGCAGTATTCATGGCACAATGGACATGAACAATGACGGTTTAGTGGACCTGGCAGTAGGTTCCCTCGGTGCAGCTGTTCTCCTTTG GTCACAGAGTGTTGTCCGGATATATGCCACAGTCAGGTTTGAGCCCAGTAAGGTCAACATCTTTGTGAAGGACTGTCAGAGAGGTGGAAAAGACGTGACCTGTATGTCAGCCATTGTGTGCTTCAACATCACTGCCAGGACAGCCATTCTGCCCACACAGGAAATTG GAATCAAATACAACGTCTCCATCGCGGAGAGACGTTTCAATCCCCGGGCCGTACTGGACAACCCGAACAAGCTGCAGCCTCAGAACCTGACGCTGCTTCCTGGAGAGGAGACCTGCGAACACATCTATTTCCACGTCATG GAGACCACAGATTATGCAAGACCCATAATTTTCGCTGTACAAGTGGGACTGCAAGATCCAGAGCAAGGACCAGTTCTAGATGAAAGCTGGCCAACTGTTGTGAGGACTGAG CTGCCCTTCTGGAATGGGTGTGATGAGGATGACCGCTGCATACCGGACCTTGCACTGCAGAGTATGACTGACCTGATGACTCGAAG TCAGTTCTGTGCGCAGCCTGTACAGTCTCGTGGTGCTTTCTGCCGCCAGTTCAGTGAACGAGAGATGGAGGGATCTCAGCGTGTGCTGGAGGGAAACAGGAGAAGGATGGTGGTGGACCTCCGGCTGGAGAACAAAGGAGAGAACGCCTACAGCGCTCGCCTTAATATCTCCTACTCACACAATCTTCGCTTCTCCAGTCTGATAGTCAAG GACAACTCTGACATCAAGATTGAGTGCTACATCGAGGACAAACTGAGGAATGAGAAGATCTGCAACGTCAGTGCTCCATTCATGAGGGCCAAGTCTCAG GTCTCGTTTCGCCTGGAGTTTGAGTTCAGTCGTACTGTCTTTCTGGAGCACGTCAGGGTCATCCTGGAGGCCAGCAG CGACGGCGAGGAAATGAGCACAGCTGATAACTTTAATGACATCTATTACTCACTGAAATACGAGGGAGACCTTCTCTTCACGAG GGATTCAAATCCAACCCGGTATGACATCAAATCAGAGCTGTCGCTGGAGGAGCCTGGAGTTATCGGTCCCCCTGTCAACTTCACTTTCCAG ATCCAGAACCTTGGCTACTTTCCAGTAAAAGATCTACAGCTGAACATTGAGATcccagaaatgacaaaaaatggGAACCAACTCCTGCAGATATCTGAATTCCAAATTGATCAG AGAGATGGTACTCACTGTTTACCACCTCAGCATGTGGCACAGAGCAGAGCGTCGCCTGAGGACCTCACACGCTTCTCCCGCTTG AACCGATCCAACACCCTGATTCTGCCAATCCAATGCTCCGTCAATGTGGCCTCCCAAAGAGAAATTGCAGTTAGAATCACAGGAGCGCTACGAATAGATACCTTACACGCA CTGAAGTTTAAAATCCTCGAGCTGGTAACCAGTGCCTCAGTGGAGCTCCCCTCCTCCAGCCCCATGTTTCTACATGAAGAGAGGCCTGTCAGACAT ATAATATTGGAGATCAGGAAGGAGGGCGATTACAGGATCCCCACCTGGATCATCGTTGGCAGCACGCTGGGAGGACTCCTGTTGTTAGCCCTGCTCAGTCTCGCTCTGTGGAAG CTCGGCTTCTTCCGGaggcagaagagaagagacGATGACGAGCAGGAGGTGAACGGGAAAGTGGCAGAGGAGCGGTAA
- the itga11a gene encoding integrin alpha-11a isoform X2, with protein sequence MTHSKGFHDCFNIDTKKHRIIKGPKHAQFGYTVQQHVGAGGEKWLLVGAPYEMNGPYQTGDVYKCSLSKRTNGNGCSKLNLGRISLTNVSERKDKMRLGMTLTSNPKDNSFVACGPLWSYECGSSYYSTGICSRVNASFKFSRTIAPAFQRCETYMDIVIVLDGSNSIYPWYEVQAFLINILQKFYIGPGQIQVGVVQYGEKVVHEFKLSDYKSVEEVVKRARSINQRGGEETNTALGINTARSQAFKQGGRRGAKKVMIVITDGESHDSPDLQQAIEDSEKDGITRYAIAVLGYYNRRGINPEAFLNEIKYIASDPDDKHFFNVTDESALKDIVDALGERIFSLEGTSKNGTAFGLQMSQAGFSAHNVEDGILVGAVGAYDWNGAVLKETRQGKVVPPKSSYTQEFPEELKNHGAYLGYTVTSVVSAKNGRLLVAGAPRFNHTGKVIIFTLKNSGNLTIQHSLKGQQIGSYYGSEIAPLDIDGDGITDNLLVAAPMFFSGGMEKGKVYIYRVTELNRFILEGALEIHKDGQNARFGSSLAPVPDLNGDGFNDLVVGAPLEDDHKGAIYVFFCQQNRILRKYKQRIAAVDLAPGLQYFGRSIHGTMDMNNDGLVDLAVGSLGAAVLLWSQSVVRIYATVRFEPSKVNIFVKDCQRGGKDVTCMSAIVCFNITARTAILPTQEIGIKYNVSIAERRFNPRAVLDNPNKLQPQNLTLLPGEETCEHIYFHVMETTDYARPIIFAVQVGLQDPEQGPVLDESWPTVVRTELPFWNGCDEDDRCIPDLALQSMTDLMTRSQFCAQPVQSRGAFCRQFSEREMEGSQRVLEGNRRRMVVDLRLENKGENAYSARLNISYSHNLRFSSLIVKDNSDIKIECYIEDKLRNEKICNVSAPFMRAKSQVSFRLEFEFSRTVFLEHVRVILEASSDGEEMSTADNFNDIYYSLKYEGDLLFTRDSNPTRYDIKSELSLEEPGVIGPPVNFTFQIQNLGYFPVKDLQLNIEIPEMTKNGNQLLQISEFQIDQRDGTHCLPPQHVAQSRASPEDLTRFSRLNRSNTLILPIQCSVNVASQREIAVRITGALRIDTLHALKFKILELVTSASVELPSSSPMFLHEERPVRHIILEIRKEGDYRIPTWIIVGSTLGGLLLLALLSLALWKLGFFRRQKRRDDDEQEVNGKVAEER encoded by the exons gttATTAGTGGGCGCCCCGTATGAAATGAATGGCCCTTACCAGACAGGGGATGTTTACAAATGTTCACTGAGCAAAAGAACCAATGGCAACGGTTGCTCCAAGCTCAACTTAG GAAGGATATCTCTGACCAACGTATCAGAGCGCAAAGACAAGATGAGGCTGGGAATGACGCTCACATCCAACCCCAAAGACAACAGCTTTGTG GCCTGTGGGCCACTTTGGTCCTACGAGTGTGGCAGCTCTTACTACAGCACAGGAATATGCTCCAGGGTCAATGCAAGCTTCAAGTTCTCTAGAACGATCGCGCCTGCCTTTCAGA GATGTGAGACCTATATGGACATAGTTATTGTTCTGGATGGCTCAAACTCCATCTACCCCTGGTATGAAGTGCAGGCTTTTCTCATCAACATCCTTCAGAAGTTTTATATTGGACCAGGTCAAATACAG GTTGGAGTCGTTCAGTATGGTGAGAAAGTCGTTCATGAATTCAAACTCAGCGACTACAAATCAGTTGAGGAAGTGGTGAAAAGAGCACGCAGCATTAACCAGCGGGGCGGTGAGGAGACCAACACAGCACTTGGCATCAACACAGCACG CTCACAAGCTTTCAAACAAGGAGGTCGACGCGGTGCCAAGAAGGTGATGATCGTGATAACTGACGGAGAGTCGCATGACAGTCCAGATCtccagcaagccatcgaggacAGTGAGAAGGATGGAATCACACGTTATGCCATCGCT GTCCTCGGCTATTACAACCGTAGAGGAATAAACCCTGAGGCCTTCCTCAATGAAATCAAGTACATCGCCAGCGACCCAGAtgacaaacatttctttaatgTGACAGATGAGTCAGCATTGAAGGACATTGTGGATGCTCTTGGAGAGCGCATCTTCAGCTTGGAAG GAACCAGTAAGAATGGGACAGCGTTTGGCCTCCAGATGTCTCAGGCTGGATTTTCCGCACACAACGTTGAG GATGGGATTCTGGTGGGTGCTGTTGGGGCTTATGATTGGAACGGAGCAGTGCTGAAAGAAACACGTCAGGGGAAGGTGGTCCCTCCCAAGTCATCCTACACACAGGAGTTCCCTGAAGAGCTCAAAAATCATGGTGCCTATTTGG GTTACACTGTGACGTCTGTGGTGTCAGCCAAAAATGGACGTCTACTCGTAGCTGGAGCTCCACGATTTAACCACACGGGGAAAGTCATCATCTTCACTCTCAAGAACTCAGGCAACCTGACCATCCAGCACTCCCTCAAAGGCCAGCAG ATTGGTTCCTATTACGGCAGTGAGATTGCACCATTGGACATTGATGGGGATGGCATAACTGACAACCTTTTAGTGGCAGCCCCGATGTTCTTCAGTGGCGGCATGGAGAAGGGAAAAGTCTACATCTACAGAGTGACAGAGCTG AATCGGTTTATTCTTGAAGGGGCGTTGGAAATCCATAAAGACGGCCAGAACGCTCGCTTTGGTTCATCTCTCGCTCCCGTCCCTGATCTAAACGGTGATGGCTTCAACGACTTGGTGGTGGGAGCGCCACTGGAGGACGACCACAAAGGAGccatttatgttttcttttgccaGCAAAACAGAATTCTACGCAAATACAAACAG AGGATCGCCGCAGTAGATTTGGCTCCCGGCCTGCAGTACTTTGGGCGCAGTATTCATGGCACAATGGACATGAACAATGACGGTTTAGTGGACCTGGCAGTAGGTTCCCTCGGTGCAGCTGTTCTCCTTTG GTCACAGAGTGTTGTCCGGATATATGCCACAGTCAGGTTTGAGCCCAGTAAGGTCAACATCTTTGTGAAGGACTGTCAGAGAGGTGGAAAAGACGTGACCTGTATGTCAGCCATTGTGTGCTTCAACATCACTGCCAGGACAGCCATTCTGCCCACACAGGAAATTG GAATCAAATACAACGTCTCCATCGCGGAGAGACGTTTCAATCCCCGGGCCGTACTGGACAACCCGAACAAGCTGCAGCCTCAGAACCTGACGCTGCTTCCTGGAGAGGAGACCTGCGAACACATCTATTTCCACGTCATG GAGACCACAGATTATGCAAGACCCATAATTTTCGCTGTACAAGTGGGACTGCAAGATCCAGAGCAAGGACCAGTTCTAGATGAAAGCTGGCCAACTGTTGTGAGGACTGAG CTGCCCTTCTGGAATGGGTGTGATGAGGATGACCGCTGCATACCGGACCTTGCACTGCAGAGTATGACTGACCTGATGACTCGAAG TCAGTTCTGTGCGCAGCCTGTACAGTCTCGTGGTGCTTTCTGCCGCCAGTTCAGTGAACGAGAGATGGAGGGATCTCAGCGTGTGCTGGAGGGAAACAGGAGAAGGATGGTGGTGGACCTCCGGCTGGAGAACAAAGGAGAGAACGCCTACAGCGCTCGCCTTAATATCTCCTACTCACACAATCTTCGCTTCTCCAGTCTGATAGTCAAG GACAACTCTGACATCAAGATTGAGTGCTACATCGAGGACAAACTGAGGAATGAGAAGATCTGCAACGTCAGTGCTCCATTCATGAGGGCCAAGTCTCAG GTCTCGTTTCGCCTGGAGTTTGAGTTCAGTCGTACTGTCTTTCTGGAGCACGTCAGGGTCATCCTGGAGGCCAGCAG CGACGGCGAGGAAATGAGCACAGCTGATAACTTTAATGACATCTATTACTCACTGAAATACGAGGGAGACCTTCTCTTCACGAG GGATTCAAATCCAACCCGGTATGACATCAAATCAGAGCTGTCGCTGGAGGAGCCTGGAGTTATCGGTCCCCCTGTCAACTTCACTTTCCAG ATCCAGAACCTTGGCTACTTTCCAGTAAAAGATCTACAGCTGAACATTGAGATcccagaaatgacaaaaaatggGAACCAACTCCTGCAGATATCTGAATTCCAAATTGATCAG AGAGATGGTACTCACTGTTTACCACCTCAGCATGTGGCACAGAGCAGAGCGTCGCCTGAGGACCTCACACGCTTCTCCCGCTTG AACCGATCCAACACCCTGATTCTGCCAATCCAATGCTCCGTCAATGTGGCCTCCCAAAGAGAAATTGCAGTTAGAATCACAGGAGCGCTACGAATAGATACCTTACACGCA CTGAAGTTTAAAATCCTCGAGCTGGTAACCAGTGCCTCAGTGGAGCTCCCCTCCTCCAGCCCCATGTTTCTACATGAAGAGAGGCCTGTCAGACAT ATAATATTGGAGATCAGGAAGGAGGGCGATTACAGGATCCCCACCTGGATCATCGTTGGCAGCACGCTGGGAGGACTCCTGTTGTTAGCCCTGCTCAGTCTCGCTCTGTGGAAG CTCGGCTTCTTCCGGaggcagaagagaagagacGATGACGAGCAGGAGGTGAACGGGAAAGTGGCAGAGGAGCGGTAA